The Prunus persica cultivar Lovell chromosome G8, Prunus_persica_NCBIv2, whole genome shotgun sequence genome includes a region encoding these proteins:
- the LOC18767442 gene encoding putative ER lumen protein-retaining receptor C28H8.4, with product MGRRRSSPVNVLFQWVRSQSMKVKVFLGALLALCALLALRFWVRNHHYFFIASEVVHVLGIIVLIYKLTTQKTCSGLSLKTQELTALFLAVRLFCSTMMEGDIHTVLDFLTLVATAWVIYMIRFKLKSTYIKELDNFRLYYLVVPSAVLGVLVHPYTLNYRFCRILWAFGANMEAVSVLPQLRLMQNAKMIEPFTSHYVFALGISRFFACAHWIIQIYETNGTYIYYIGSGYFWLLSAFLGEMVQTFILADFCYYYIKSKMAGQLIMRMPPV from the exons atggggaggaggaggagctcGCCTGTGAATGTGCTGTTTCAATGGGTGAGGAGCCAGTCAATGAAAGTCAAGGTCTTTCTTGGAGCCTTGCTTGCTCTCTGTGCTTTGCTTGCATTGAGGTTTTGGGTGAGGAATCACCACTACTTCTTCATTGCCTCTGAGGTTGTGCATGTGCTTGGGATCATCGTCCTCATCTACAAGCTCACCACCCAAAAGACTTGCTCTG GTCTTTCCCTAAAGACTCAGGAACTCACAGCTCTGTTCCTAGCAGTAAGGTTGTTCTGTAGTACAATGATGGAGGGTGACATTCACACTGTGCTAGATTTTCTTACTCTCGTGGCAACGGCGTGGGTCATATATATGATACGGTTTAAATTGAAGTCGACCTACATAAAGGAACTGGACAATTTTCGCTTATATTACCTG GTGGTGCCTTCTGCTGTCCTTGGTGTGCTCGTCCACCCCTACACGCTAAATTATCGCTTCTGTCGAATCCTTTGGGCATTTGGTGCAAACATGGAGGCTGTTTCAGTTCTGCCTCAACTTCGGTTGATGCAGAATGCAAAG ATGATTGAACCATTTACTTCCCATTATGTATTCGCATTGGGGATTTCAAGATTTTTTGCTTGTGCTCATTGGATTATTCAG ATCTATGAGACTAACGGGACATATATATACTACATTGGGAGTGGATATTTCTGGCTTTTGTCAGCTTTCCTCGGTGAGATGGTTCAAACATTCATCTTAGCTGACTTTTGTTACTACTACATAAAGAG tAAAATGGCAGGGCAGCTGATAATGAGGATGCCTCCTGTCTAG
- the LOC18767658 gene encoding cytochrome P450 CYP82D47 produces the protein MDFLSHPLAIAGLLVLVLYLWRLRIQSHKIKGMLAPQPSGALPIIGHLHKLRGPIFKTLAAMADKYGPIFTIWLGKHPVLVISNYDAVKQCFTKNDTVFATRSRSTVGKYLGYNYAGFGFSPYGTYWRDMRKMVMVELLSSRRLETLKRVQISEVDAFIKGLFLLCKTEGHNGLNPTKVVISDWIEHLTLNVITRMIAGKRYFDSSDEGDEQRFGKILKEFMYVSGNPVAADVIGFPSWIDFKGQVKAMKRIMKELDSVMGSWVEEHYAKKETNSRDEHDFIDVMISVIEDNSTLGYTRETIIKATSLNLILAGSETTAINLIWILSLLLNNRHVLKLAQEELDLKVGRDRWIEDTDIENLPYLQAIVKETLRLYPPAPLSVPHEAMQDCQVCGFHIQKGTLLFVNLWKLHRDPSLWPDPEVFCPERFLTTHVGIDASGQHFEFIPFGSGRRSCPGATFALQVTHLTLGRLLQGFELATPMDMPVDLTEGVGITMPKSTSLEVILTPRLPLVFYEDR, from the exons ATGGATTTTCTTTCTCATCCGCTAGCAATTGCAGGTCTTTTGGTCTTGGTCCTGTATCTATGGAGGCTGAGGATCCAGAGCCACAAAATCAAGGGCATGTTGGCCCCGCAACCATCAGGTGCCTTGCCAATCATAGGTCACCTCCACAAGCTACGTGGCCCAATTTTCAAAACCCTAGCAGCCATGGCTGACAAGTATGGCCCTATCTTCACCATATGGCTTGGCAAGCACCCTGTACTTGTGATCAGCAACTATGATGCAGTCAAGCAATGCTTCACCAAAAACGACACAGTGTTTGCAACTAGATCAAGGTCCACAGTAGGCAAGTACCttggctacaactatgcaggATTTGGGTTCTCACCATATGGCACATACTGGCGTGACATGAGAAAAATGGTCATGGTTGAGTTGCTCTCTAGCCGCAGGCTTGAGACTTTAAAACGTGTCCAAATTTCTGAGGTTGATGCTTTCATTAAAGGGTTGTTTTTGCTTTGCAAAACAGAAGGGCACAATGGTCTAAATCCAACCAAGGTCGTGATCAGTGATTGGATTGAGCACCTGACTTTGAATGTAATTACTAGAATGATTGCTGGGAAGAGATATTTTGATAGCTCAGATGAGGGAGACGAGCAAAGGTTTGGGAAAATTCTGAAGGAGTTTATGTATGTGTCAGGAAATCCAGTTGCTGCTGATGTAATTGGTTTTCCAAGTTGGATTGATTTTAAGGGGCAAGTTAAAGCTATGAAGCGTATTATGAAGGAGTTAGATTCTGTCATGGGAAGTTGGGTTGAAGAACATTATGCAAAGAAAGAGACTAACTCAAGGGACGAGCATGACTTCATTGATGTCATGATATCTGTGATTGAGGACAATTCCACGCTTGGCTATACACGTGAAACGATCATCAAGGCAACATCATTG AATCTTATTCTAGCTGGTTCAGAAACCACAGCAATCAACTTGATATGGATCCTCTCTTTACTGTTAAACAATAGGCACGTTTTGAAGCTTGCCCAAGAAGAGCTAGACCTCAAAGTTGGCAGGGACAGATGGATTGAAGACACTGATATCGAAAACCTACCTTACCTCCAAGCCATTGTCAAAGAAACACTGCGCCTCTACCCACCAGCCCCACTCTCAGTGCCTCATGAAGCAATGCAAGACTGTCAAGTTTGTGGCTTTCACATCCAAAAAGGCACCCTTTTGTTTGTGAATCTGTGGAAATTGCATAGAGACCCAAGTTTGTGGCCAGACCCTGAAGTGTTCTGCCCGGAGAGATTTCTCACAACCCATGTAGGAATTGATGCCTCTGGTCAACATTTTGAGTTCATCCCATTTGGGTCTGGAAGAAGGTCTTGTCCAGGTGCCACATTTGCATTGCAAGTTACCCATTTGACACTTGGACGCTTGCTTCAAGGGTTTGAATTGGCAACACCTATGGACATGCCTGTGGACTTGACTGAAGGGGTAGGCATTACCATGCCAAAGTCAACTTCCCTTGAAGTTATCTTAACCCCAAGGTTGCCCCTTGTATTCTATGAAGATAGGTAG
- the LOC18767463 gene encoding cytochrome P450 82G1, producing the protein MDIQILGTILSLLFLYVALRITAHTKKKITSTKTTVTTKLVPQPSGAWPFIGHLPLLRGKDPVALTLGAMADDHGPIFSLKLGQHQVLVLSAWDTVKECLTTNDRVFATRPSIAGGKYLGYDNALFSLAPYGPYWRHIRKLATLELLSTKRVETLSHVRTSEVDLFIKNLLSLCTKNGTGSTPVHLSELIEFLTFNINVRLIAGKRFTAEQYNEKNSEAWRFEKAVKEALYLFGVFVWSDAMPWLEWLDSLFGHVGSMKRCFKELDCVLGKWLEEHRQRSSAQGKIERVESDLMDVMISSLQEEEDVISGHSLDNVIKSTALVLILTGTESTSVTLTWALSLLLNNPKTLKAAQQELDIHVGRDRWVQESDLPNLKYLQAILKETLRVYPPGPLTGLREATEDCHLAGYHVSKGTRVLVNIWKLQRDPRMWANPSEFQPERFMTTHADVEFKGQNNFEYIPFSSGRRSCPGMVLGLQVVQLILARLVQGFDMSRVGEEAVDMREGLGLALPKANPLEALLSPRLPLHLYK; encoded by the exons atggATATCCAAATTCTTGGAACCATTTTATCTTTGCTTTTTCTCTATGTTGCCTTGAGAATCACAGCTCACACTAAGAAGAAAATCACCAGCACAAAGACGACTGTGACGACCAAATTAGTCCCCCAACCCTCAGGAGCATGGCCCTTCATAGGCCACCTCCCTCTACTACGTGGCAAAGACCCAGTTGCCCTAACCCTGGGAGCCATGGCCGATGACCATGGACCAATCTTCTCCCTCAAGCTTGGCCAACACCAAGTGCTGGTCCTCAGCGCCTGGGACACAGTCAAAGAATGTCTCACAACAAACGATAGAGTTTTTGCCACACGACCAAGCATTGCAGGAGGCAAGTACTTGGGCTACGACAATGCACTTTTTTCCCTAGCCCCCTACGGGCCCTACTGGCGCCACATCCGCAAGCTGGCCACGCTGGAGCTCCTCTCGACCAAAAGAGTCGAAACGTTGAGCCACGTTAGGACCTCAGAGGTTGACTTGTTCATCAAAAATCTGCTCTCACTTTGCACGAAGAATGGAACGGGCTCCACGCCAGTGCATTTGAGTGAGTTAATTGAGTTCTTAACGTTCAACATAAATGTGAGGCTGATTGCTGGGAAGAGATTTACAGCTGAGCAATATAATGAGAAAAACAGTGAGGCTTGGCGTTTTGAAAAGGCTGTGAAGGAGGCTTTGTATCTGTTTGGCGTTTTTGTTTGGTCAGATGCTATGCCGTGGCTTGAGTGGCTGGACAGCTTGTTTGGGCATGTGGGTTCCATGAAAAGGTGTTTTAAGGAACTTGACTGTGTGCTTGGGAAATGGCTTGAAGAACATCGCCAGAGATCAAGTGCTCAAGGCAAGATAGAGAGGGTTGAAAGTGACTTGATGGATGTGATGATCTCCAGCTTgcaagaggaggaggatgtaATTTCTGGCCATAGCCTTGATAATGTCATCAAATCAACAGCACTG GTTCTAATCCTAACTGGCACAGAAAGCACATCCGTCACTCTGACATGGGCACTCTCCCTACTACTGAACAacccaaaaaccctaaaagcTGCCCAACAAGAACTGGACATACACGTAGGAAGAGACAGATGGGTACAAGAATCAGACCTCCCTAACCTCAAATACCTCCAAGCCATTCTCAAAGAAACCCTACGCGTATACCCACCTGGCCCACTCACAGGCCTGCGTGAAGCCACGGAGGATTGCCACCTGGCAGGCTACCACGTGTCCAAGGGCACTCGTGTACTAGTCAACATTTGGAAACTACAGCGGGACCCACGCATGTGGGCCAACCCAAGTGAATTCCAACCCGAGAGGTTCATGACCACCCATGCTGACGTGGAATTCAAAggtcaaaataattttgagtATATTCCGTTCAGCTCAGGCAGGAGGTCGTGCCCTGGCATGGTTTTGGGGCTGCAAgtggtccaattaattctgGCTCGTTTGGTTCAGGGTTTTGATATGAGTAGGGTTGGTGAGGAGGCAGTGGACATGCGTGAAGGGCTGGGGCTTGCCCTGCCCAAAGCAAATCCGCTGGAGGCTTTGCTATCCCCACGCCTTCCTCTTCACCTCTATAAATAA
- the LOC18767783 gene encoding uncharacterized protein LOC18767783, with protein MVEVSEPGLKEEEIELDLGLSIGGSFRKPEKLQSVNGFGLDRREKENQTASSEPESALLDSQTKREIQALRRQEAKRKREEKRSRGRNEAQTEEQQQQPAIKRERTETNVNVNVNLNMNNGETEPRYPVQPAQYPYPPVQFVPYTNGFAYPCAMPCWAPSGGGGFRPFQAHKNLANNGCETEENGGVGKMTSSNGGLGKTGSLNGSPMCSSSTVSDHQSAVSHEGGGSSETRSHSGQSLPEKTHLNNGSISKKTKAQSEHTATSNSFKSNSQGNDKKLAPKEEPKSENTEPVSIPKPISSNGDSATLTSTPLKEITKMDPIAKPPKPPTQCSSLPQIPYVSTTGNGPNGKTIHGFLYSYTKSEISIVCVCHGSTFSPAEFVQHAGGTDVSQPLRHITVIPSAFG; from the exons ATGGTGGAAGTTTCGGAGCCCGGATTGAAAGAGGAGGAGATTGAACTCGATTTAGGGTTGTCAATCGGAGGCAGTTTCAGAAAACCAGAGAAATTGCAGTCCGTCAACGGCTTCGGCTTGGATCGGAGAGAAAAGGAGAACCAAACGGCGTCGTCGGAGCCGGAGAGCGCGCTTCTTGATTCGCAGACGAAGCGGGAGATCCAGGCGCTGCGGAGGCAAGAGGCGAAGAGGAAGCgcgaagagaagagaagccgAGGAAGGAACGAGGCCCAAACAGAAGAGCAACAACAGCAACCGGCgatcaagagagagagaacagagACGAACGTGAATGTGAACGTCAATCTGAATATGAATAACGGCGAAACGGAGCCCCGCTACCCGGTTCAACCGGCTCAGTACCCGTACCCGCCGGTGCAGTTCGTTCCATACACGAACGGCTTCGCGTACCCTTGCGCGATGCCGTGCTGGGCTCCCAGCGGTGGCGGCGGTTTCAGGCCGTTTCAGGCGCATAAAAATTTGGCGAATAACGGGTGCGAAACGGAGGAGAATGGTGGAGTTGGTAAAATGACGTCGTCGAATGGCGGATTGGGTAAAACGGGGTCGTTGAATGGGTCCCCAATGTGTAGCTCCTCTACCGTTTCTGATCATCAAAGCGCAGTTTCTCATGAAG GTGGTGGAAGCAGTGAGACCAGAAGCCATTCAGGCCAGAGCTTACCAGAAAAAACCCATTTGAACAATGGTTCAATATCAAAAAAGACCAAGGCCCAATCTGAACACACAGCTACCTCCAACTcatttaaatcaaattctcAAGGCAATGATAAAAAACTGGCTCCCAAAGAAGAACCCAAATCAGAAAACACAGAGCCAGTTTCAATCCCCAAACCCATCTCATCAAATGGAGATTCTGCAACTTTAACAAGTACTCCATTGAAGGAAATTACCAAAATGGACCCTATTGCAAAGCCCCCAAAACCCCCAACCCAGTGCAGTTCTCTTCCCCAAATCCCTTATGTCTCCACCACGGGGAATGGCCCAAATGGGAAAACAATTCATGGGTTCTTGTACAGCTACACAAAATCTGAGATCAGCATTGTCTGTGTCTGCCATGGAAGCACATTCTCACCAGCTGAATTTGTGCAGCATGCTGGAGGCACTGATGTATCTCAGCCTCTGAGACACATAACTGTGATCCCATCTGCTTTTGGATGA
- the LOC18766177 gene encoding cytochrome P450 CYP82D47 — MDFLSHPLAIAGLLVLVLYLWRVRIQSHKIKGMLAPQPSGALPIIGHLHKLRVPVFKTLAAMADKYGPIFTIWLGKHPVLVISNYDAVKQCFTKNDTVFATRPRSSHGKYLGYNYAGFGFSPYGPYWRDMRKMVMVELLSIRRLQNLKHVQISEVDAFIKGLFLLCKTEGLNGLNPTKVVISDWIEHLTLNVITRMIAGKRYFDSSDEGDEQRFGKIVKEFMYVSGNPVAADVIGFPSWIDFKGQVKAMKRIMKELDSVMGSWVEEHYAKKETNSRDEHDFIDVMMSVIEDNSTLGYTRETIIKATSMNLILAGSETTAINLIWILSLLLNNRHALKLAQEELDLKVGRDRWIEDTDIENLPYLQAIVKETLRLYPPGPLSVPHEAMQDCQVCGFHIPKGTRLFVNLWKLHRDPCLWPDPEVFCPERFLTTHVGIDASGKHFEFIPFGSGRRSCPGATFALQVTHLTLGRLLQGFELATPMDMPVDLTEGLGITMPKATSLEVILTPRLSFEFYEDR; from the exons ATGGATTTTCTTTCTCATCCACTAGCCATTGCAGGTCTTTTGGTCTTGGTTCTGTATCTATGGAGGGTGAGGATCCAGAGCCACAAAATCAAGGGCATGTTGGCCCCACAACCATCAGGTGCCTTGCCAATCATTGGCCACCTCCACAAGCTACGTGTTCCAGTTTTCAAAACCCTAGCAGCCATGGCTGACAAGTATGGCCCTATCTTCACCATATGGCTTGGCAAGCACCCTGTACTTGTGATCAGCAACTATGATGCAGTCAAGCAATGCTTCACCAAAAACGACACAGTTTTTGCAACTAGACCAAGGTCGTCACACGGCAAGTACCttggctacaactatgcaggATTTGGGTTCTCACCATATGGCCCATACTGGCGTGACATGAGAAAAATGGTCATGGTTGAGTTGCTCTCTATCCGCAGGCTTCAGAATTTAAAACATGTCCAAATTTCTGAGGTTGATGCTTTCATTAAAGGGCTGTTTTTGCTTTGCAAAACAGAAGGGCTCAATGGTCTAAATCCAACCAAGGTCGTGATCAGTGATTGGATTGAGCACCTAACTTTGAATGTAATTACTAGAATGATTGCTGGGAAGAGATATTTTGATAGCTCAGATGAGGGAGACGAGCAAAGGTTTGGGAAAATTGTGAAGGAGTTCATGTATGTGTCAGGAAATCCAGTTGCTGCTGATGTAATTGGTTTTCCAAGTTGGATTGATTTTAAGGGGCAAGTTAAAGCTATGAAGCGTATTATGAAGGAGTTAGATTCTGTCATGGGAAGTTGGGTTGAAGAACATTATGCAAAGAAAGAGACTAACTCAAGGGACGAGCATGACTTCATTGATGTCATGATGTCTGTGATTGAGGACAATTCCACGCTTGGCTATACGCGTGAAACGATCATCAAGGCAACATCAATG AATCTTATTCTAGCTGGTTCAGAAACCACAGCAATCAACTTGATATGGATCCTCTCTTTACTGTTAAACAATAGGCATGCTTTGAAGCTTGCCCAAGAAGAGCTAGACCTCAAAGTTGGCAGGGACAGATGGATTGAAGACACTGATATCGAAAACCTACCTTATCTTCAAGCCATTGTCAAAGAAACACTGCGCCTCTACCCACCAGGCCCACTCTCAGTGCCTCATGAAGCAATGCAAGACTGTCAAGTTTGTGGCTTTCACATCCCCAAAGGCACCCGTTTGTTTGTGAATCTGTGGAAATTGCATAGAGACCCATGTTTGTGGCCAGACCCTGAAGTGTTCTGCCCAGAGAGATTTCTCACAACCCATGTAGGAATTGATGCCTCTGGTAAACATTTTGAGTTCATCCCATTTGGGTCTGGAAGGAGGTCTTGTCCAGGTGCCACATTTGCATTGCAAGTTACCCATTTGACACTTGGACGCTTGCTTCAAGGGTTTGAATTGGCAACCCCTATGGACATGCCCGTGGACTTGACTGAAGGGCTAGGCATTACCATGCCAAAGGCAACTTCTCTTGAAGTTATCTTAACCCCAAGGTTGTCCTTTGAATTCTATGAAGATAGGTAG
- the LOC18766764 gene encoding cytochrome P450 82G1, protein MDFTISPIQILETILSLLLLYVALRIIAYTKKKITSTKTTVTTKLVPQPSGAWPFIGHLPLLRGKDPVAVTLGAMADDHGPIFSLKLGQHQVLVLSAWETVKECLTTNDRVFATRPSMAGGKYLGYDNAAFAIAPYGPYWRHVRKLAMLELLSTKRVEMLSHIRTSEVDLFVKNLLSLCMKNGAGPTPVHLSELIEFLTFNINVRLIVGKRFTAEQYNEKNSDAWRFEKAVKDALYLLGVFVWSDAMPWLEWLDILFGHVGSMKRCFKELDCVLGKWLEEHRQRSRPQCKIDRVESDLMDVMMSSFQEEEDVIFGHSRDNVIKATALVLILTGTESTSVTLTWALSLLLNNPTTLKAAQQELDIHVGRDRWVQESDLPNLKYLQAILKETLRIYPPGPLAGLREATEDCHLAGYHVPKGTRVLVNIWKLQRDPRMWANPGEFQPKRFMTTHADVEFKDQNNFEYIPFSSGRRSCPGMVLGLQVVQLILARLVQGFDMSRVCEEAVDMREGLGLALPKANPLEALLSPRLPLHLYKNPTIASIDEKENP, encoded by the exons ATGGATTTTACAATTTCCCCAATCCAAATTCTTGAAACAATTTTATCTTTGCTTCTTCTCTACGTTGCCTTGAGAATCATAGCCTACACTAAGAAGAAGATCACCAGCACAAAGACGACCGTGACGACCAAATTAGTCCCCCAACCCTCTGGAGCATGGCCCTTCATAGGTCACCTCCCTCTGCTACGTGGCAAAGACCCAGTCGCCGTAACCCTGGGAGCCATGGCCGATGACCATGGACCAATCTTCTCACTCAAGCTTGGCCAGCACCAAGTGCTGGTCCTCAGTGCCTGGGAGACAGTCAAAGAATGCCTCACAACAAACGATAGAGTTTTCGCCACACGACCAAGCATGGCAGGAGGCAAGTACTTGGGCTACGACAACGCCGCTTTTGCAATAGCCCCCTACGGGCCCTACTGGCGCCACGTCCGCAAGTTGGCCATGCTGGAGCTCCTCTCGACCAAAAGAGTCGAAATGCTGAGCCATATTAGGACCTCAGAGGTTGACTTGTTCGTCAAAAATCTGCTCTCACTTTGCATGAAGAATGGCGCGGGCCCCACACCAGTGCATTTGAGTGAGTTAATTGAGTTCTTAACGTTCAACATAAATGTGAGGCTGATTGTTGGGAAGAGATTCACAGCTGAGCAATATAATGAGAAAAACAGCGATGCTTGGCGTTTTGAAAAGGCTGTGAAGGATGCTTTGTATCTGCTTGGCGTTTTTGTTTGGTCAGATGCTATGCCATGGCTTGAGTGGCTGGACATCTTGTTTGGGCATGTGGGTTCCATGAAAAGGTGTTTTAAGGAACTTGACTGTGTGCTTGGGAAATGGCTTGAAGAGCATCGCCAGAGATCAAGGCCTCAATGCAAGATCGATAGGGTTGAAAGTGATTTGATGGATGTGATGATGTCCAGCTTtcaagaggaggaggatgtaATTTTTGGCCATAGCCGTGATAATGTCATCAAAGCAACAGCACTG GTTCTAATCCTAACTGGCACAGAAAGCACATCCGTCACTCTAACATGGGCACTCTCCCTACTACTGAACAACCCAACAACCCTGAAAGCTGCCCAACAAGAACTGGACATCCACGTAGGAAGAGACAGATGGGTACAAGAATCAGACCTCCCTAACCTCAAATACCTCCAAGCCATTCTCAAAGAAACCCTACGCATATACCCACCTGGCCCACTTGCAGGCCTGCGTGAAGCCACGGAGGATTGCCATCTGGCTGGCTACCATGTGCCCAAGGGCACCCGTGTACTAGTCAACATTTGGAAACTGCAGCGGGACCCACGCATGTGGGCCAACCCAGGTGAATTCCAACCCAAGAGGTTCATGACCACCCATGCTGACGTGGAATTCAAAGATCAGAATAATTTTGAGTATATTCCGTTCAGCTCGGGTAGGAGGTCGTGCCCTGGCATGGTTTTGGGGCTGCAAgtggtccaattaattctaGCTCGTTTGGTTCAGGGTTTTGATATGAGCAGGGTTTGTGAGGAGGCAGTGGACATGCGTGAAGGGCTGGGGCTTGCCCTGCCCAAAGCAAATCCCCTGGAGGCTTTGCTATCTCCACGCCTTCCTCTTCACCTCTATAAAAACCCTACAATTGCTAGTATagatgagaaagaaaatcCATGA